A stretch of the Capsicum annuum cultivar UCD-10X-F1 chromosome 8, UCD10Xv1.1, whole genome shotgun sequence genome encodes the following:
- the LOC107860567 gene encoding uncharacterized mitochondrial protein AtMg00810-like, translating to MIQEANDTLNQNFKMKDLGALRYFLGIELLKSKEGILLNQRKYALQLLSEEGLSGPKTVSTPLEFNHKVTSLEHDEQEENTSDPTLEDVTTYQRLVGKLLYLTITRSDICFGVQVLSQFMQRPKVSHWDAAIRLIRYIKGLPSLGVLMKRDKGTVLTGYCDSDWASCPNTRRSVTGYALKLGDSLISSKLKKQPTVSRSSVEVEYRSMAALVAELIWLAGLLKELNFTVKLPIKVFSDSKAAIQIAGNLVFHERTKHIELDCHFIRERIKSGY from the coding sequence ATGATACAAGAGGCTAATGACACCTTGAATCAAAACTTCAAGATGAAGGATTTAGGTGCACTAAGGTATTTTCTGGGGATAGAATTATTGAAATCAAAAGAAGGTATACTgttgaatcaaagaaaatatgCTTTGCAGCTTCTCTCTGAAGAAGGATTGAGTGGTCCTAAAACTGTATCAACTCCTCTAGAATTTAACCATAAAGTCACCAGCTTGGAGCATGATGAACAGGAGGAAAATACTAGTGATCCGACCCTTGAAGATGTGACAACTTATCAAAGATTAGTGGGAAAACTATTGTACCTTACTATAACTAGGTCGGACATTTGTTTTGGAGTACAAGTGCTAAGTCAGTTCATGCAACGTCCAAAAGTTTCACACTGGGATGCTGCAATCAGACTGATAAGATACATAAAAGGATTACCTAGTCTAGGTGTGTTGATGAAGAGGGATAAGGGAACAGTTCTCACAGGCTATTGTGACTCAGACTGGGCATCTTGTCCTAATACCAGAAGATCAGTGACAGGGTATGCACTAAAATTAGGAGATTCCTTGATCTCTTCAAAATTAAAGAAACAGCCAACTGTGAGCAGAAGCTCAGTAGAGGTAGAGTATAGGAGCATGGCTGCACTGGTAGCAGAATTGATCTGGTTGGCTGGTTTGCTGAAGGAACTTAATTTTACAGTCAAATTACCAATCAAGGTATTCAGTGACAGTAAAGCAGCTATTCAAATAGCAGGGAACCTTGTATTTCATGAGAGAACAAAGCATATAGAGCTGGATTGTCACTTCATCAGGGAGAGAATAAAGTCAGGCTATTAA